One region of Brevinematales bacterium genomic DNA includes:
- a CDS encoding SpoIIE family protein phosphatase — MKHSVFIFLLLFVNSLYPTEINPKAERGVIDFIQFDFAKYGSQQLNGEWEVFPSKLLTPETYSTNQSKPFYYQMPGIWNGKTLGNIPFQNFGYATFVLHVRISNTNQLLGISASEIFTSYKLWIDNKLLLSNGIVSDNPATYQPNMLSMVGFFSPKSTNICIILQIANFQHNHGGIQSPIKMGLSHQISNENKHKENTDMFLFGVLLIMGLYHLGLYSQRLSDKSSLYFGLFCLVEAIRTVTVITSQVLFSHIFSEMQWSLAIRIEYLTMPFGIILFHGFLAALFKTENLKWLKNALVAMNLLYALIIIISPIFFFTSILIFYHGILVLSGFYMMVVLFLAIKRKREGAALILLGFFILFFSTLNDILNANLIINTGYFLSSGVFLFIFLQSFILSVRFSRAFRKEEILAKELETANVLLEEKVVERTSELTQERNELRKRNEQMESELDMARKIQLALIPSLTPNPNIASYYKPMEKVGGDFFDFIIFPDSDKIGIFISDVSGHGIAAAFITSMIKSIILQIAPVIDNPAEFLTHLNMSIINQTDGNFITAFYGIYDINTRCFTYSNAGHNMPYLIENNKISFLGSNNKSVPLAVLSNDEMLMIDKTYKNYEVILHHGSKLLLYTDGLVETVNYNDKDINSMTPDFETKCLTSVIKNIQGLLCENFISKLYNSLCNFRGNEVFDDDVCMICLDVI, encoded by the coding sequence ATGAAACATTCGGTATTCATCTTTCTATTACTTTTTGTGAATTCATTATACCCCACAGAAATAAACCCAAAAGCCGAACGAGGAGTCATCGACTTCATTCAATTTGATTTTGCTAAATATGGATCACAACAATTGAATGGAGAATGGGAAGTATTCCCGTCGAAACTTTTAACACCGGAAACATATTCTACAAACCAATCGAAACCGTTTTATTATCAGATGCCTGGTATTTGGAATGGAAAAACTTTAGGAAATATTCCATTTCAAAATTTTGGATATGCAACCTTCGTTTTACATGTAAGAATCAGTAATACTAATCAACTTCTTGGTATTTCTGCCAGTGAAATTTTTACTTCTTATAAATTATGGATAGATAACAAATTACTTCTTTCAAACGGTATAGTATCGGATAACCCGGCAACTTATCAACCAAATATGCTATCAATGGTAGGATTTTTTTCTCCAAAATCCACTAATATTTGTATTATACTACAGATTGCCAACTTTCAACATAATCATGGAGGTATTCAGAGTCCTATAAAAATGGGATTATCCCATCAAATTTCTAATGAAAATAAACATAAAGAAAACACGGATATGTTCTTATTTGGTGTTTTACTTATCATGGGTCTCTATCATTTGGGTCTTTATTCTCAGAGACTCTCAGATAAATCATCATTATATTTTGGATTGTTTTGTTTGGTCGAGGCAATCCGGACAGTCACTGTAATTACTAGTCAAGTTTTATTTAGCCATATATTTTCTGAAATGCAATGGAGCTTGGCTATTAGGATAGAATATCTCACAATGCCTTTCGGAATTATACTATTCCATGGGTTTTTAGCTGCTCTTTTTAAGACAGAAAATTTAAAATGGTTAAAAAATGCTTTAGTAGCGATGAACTTATTGTATGCTTTGATTATTATTATATCACCTATATTTTTCTTCACTTCAATATTGATTTTCTATCATGGTATATTAGTATTATCTGGTTTCTACATGATGGTTGTTCTATTTCTAGCAATAAAACGAAAACGTGAAGGAGCAGCACTGATATTGTTGGGATTTTTTATATTATTTTTTAGTACGCTCAATGATATACTAAATGCGAATCTCATAATTAACACTGGATATTTTCTTTCTTCCGGAGTTTTTCTTTTTATTTTTCTTCAATCCTTTATCCTTTCAGTCCGTTTTTCCAGAGCGTTTCGAAAAGAGGAAATCCTCGCAAAAGAATTGGAAACTGCAAATGTATTACTGGAAGAGAAGGTTGTTGAAAGAACATCTGAGCTTACCCAAGAGAGAAATGAACTGAGAAAGAGAAACGAGCAAATGGAAAGTGAATTGGATATGGCTAGAAAAATACAACTCGCATTAATCCCTTCCTTAACCCCAAACCCCAATATTGCCAGTTACTATAAACCTATGGAAAAAGTGGGCGGAGATTTTTTTGATTTTATTATTTTTCCTGATAGCGATAAAATTGGGATATTTATTAGTGACGTCTCTGGACACGGCATTGCCGCTGCATTTATTACCTCAATGATAAAAAGTATTATTCTTCAAATAGCTCCCGTAATAGATAATCCCGCAGAATTTTTAACTCATTTAAATATGTCTATTATCAATCAAACTGACGGGAATTTTATTACTGCATTCTATGGTATCTATGATATAAACACACGCTGTTTCACATATTCAAATGCTGGGCACAATATGCCATACTTAATTGAAAATAATAAGATTAGTTTTCTCGGGTCAAATAATAAAAGTGTTCCGCTTGCTGTGTTGAGTAACGACGAAATGTTGATGATTGATAAAACGTATAAAAACTATGAAGTAATTCTTCATCACGGGAGCAAACTGCTTCTTTATACTGATGGTTTGGTGGAGACTGTGAATTATAATGATAAAGATATTAATTCTATGACTCCTGATTTTGAAACAAAATGTCTTACTTCGGTTATAAAAAACATTCAGGGTCTGCTTTGTGAAAACTTTATTTCCAAATTATACAACAGCCTTTGTAATTTCAGGGGAAATGAAGTTTTTGATGATGATGTTTGCATGATATGTTTGGATGTGATATAG
- a CDS encoding SGNH/GDSL hydrolase family protein, with product MRLLFTGDSITLGQIGYSYVNLITEKLQGANIVNLGLDGDTLSGIMKRTLSHLHETKHYDAIVIAAGHNDIILPYFHTLGFMHRKIVKTLSKRGSIPVQDSDEFELKYCDFIGGIRKVTPSPIIITTLSCLNENPNSMTNRRRIEFNERILAVAKKCRTELADAGMCFDEVLRDKTTTDYFMNNLLNTFLFDKKACAKPNGADRLSEKRHLNLTIDGVHINSTGAQIYRDVILRTMKVMGLFY from the coding sequence ATGAGGCTTTTATTCACCGGGGACAGCATCACGCTTGGCCAGATCGGCTACAGCTACGTTAATCTGATCACAGAGAAACTTCAGGGCGCAAATATCGTCAATCTGGGTCTAGATGGTGATACGCTTTCAGGAATCATGAAACGCACTCTCTCTCATTTACACGAGACGAAGCATTACGATGCAATCGTTATCGCGGCCGGCCACAACGATATTATTCTTCCCTATTTCCATACCCTGGGTTTTATGCACCGTAAAATCGTAAAGACTCTCTCTAAACGTGGGAGTATCCCTGTACAAGATAGTGACGAGTTTGAATTGAAGTATTGTGATTTCATCGGGGGAATCCGAAAAGTAACACCATCGCCGATTATCATTACCACTCTTAGTTGCCTTAATGAGAATCCGAACTCTATGACAAATCGCAGACGAATAGAGTTTAACGAAAGAATCCTGGCAGTAGCGAAAAAATGCCGCACGGAACTGGCGGATGCAGGGATGTGTTTTGATGAAGTACTGCGGGATAAGACAACAACTGATTATTTTATGAATAATCTACTAAATACCTTTCTGTTTGATAAAAAGGCATGTGCCAAACCAAACGGAGCGGACCGTTTAAGTGAAAAACGGCATCTTAATTTGACCATCGACGGTGTCCATATCAATTCAACCGGAGCACAAATATACCGGGATGTGATCCTCCGAACCATGAAAGTAATGGGACTGTTTTATTGA
- a CDS encoding TolC family protein, producing the protein MRRFTVFGILIVISNISLFSLDSGTNLNKPLNYTEKSFLLGVLKNSYDVKNLQQKNESSYQNDIAILEPYSPALKAGYTFTYFTNAAAEQVGQLFNHSVYVGISKLFETGTVLSGEVGTGFSSSSVKSYEFSFVLSKLIETYAETGASAPYLKVGVVQPLLKGGFGNSQLMLSMGINKNIQQINRFGIKMALERIAYGALLQYHKMLFDMAVYLINKKSLSSANSLYNKYYERYKIGAISEGDLYKLKKLKSDTELVVKKAEESILSDIAVISIMLNTNLTKDSINLEESFLAESGDNSNFNVVYAEAVNNKSDIIQAKLVMENSKTSQKITDADAMPQLDLVMNYQYSGYSHSSDFSQATQWGFHDFFAGLTFSIPFGSPANEAKALSKQYELKAAEFDLEAKKMQLKIDLIDSISEIGLQTTIIKDSQGLIDINKVIVANVQKEFDVGKVGSRELLLAQEDLRIAQIKYFIEVFNYKLMLLDLQLKKGSLLKTYGIELKEI; encoded by the coding sequence ATGCGAAGATTTACAGTTTTTGGAATTCTAATCGTCATATCTAATATTTCTTTGTTCTCTCTTGATTCAGGTACCAACCTTAATAAACCATTAAACTATACTGAAAAATCGTTCCTTCTCGGCGTACTGAAGAATTCCTACGATGTTAAAAACCTTCAGCAGAAGAACGAAAGCTCTTACCAGAATGATATTGCGATTCTCGAACCGTATTCTCCCGCGCTGAAGGCCGGCTATACGTTTACCTATTTTACCAACGCCGCCGCGGAGCAGGTAGGACAGTTGTTCAATCATTCCGTATATGTAGGCATCAGTAAACTATTCGAAACAGGAACTGTTTTATCAGGCGAAGTCGGGACTGGATTCAGCAGTTCATCGGTGAAAAGCTATGAGTTTTCATTTGTGCTTTCCAAGCTGATCGAAACATACGCGGAAACCGGCGCGTCAGCGCCTTACTTAAAAGTAGGGGTGGTTCAGCCGTTATTGAAAGGGGGCTTCGGCAACTCACAACTCATGCTATCGATGGGTATCAATAAAAACATTCAGCAGATAAACCGTTTCGGTATAAAAATGGCTCTAGAACGGATTGCTTACGGCGCGCTTTTACAATATCATAAAATGCTTTTCGATATGGCGGTTTACCTGATCAATAAAAAATCCTTATCCAGCGCGAATTCGTTGTATAATAAGTACTACGAACGGTATAAGATAGGAGCTATCAGCGAAGGGGATTTATATAAACTGAAAAAACTAAAGAGCGATACGGAACTTGTGGTAAAAAAAGCGGAAGAATCGATTCTCTCCGATATCGCGGTTATCTCAATTATGCTGAATACCAATCTTACCAAGGATTCTATCAATCTGGAAGAATCCTTTTTAGCGGAGTCCGGCGATAATTCCAATTTTAATGTGGTTTACGCGGAAGCTGTCAATAATAAAAGCGATATTATTCAGGCGAAACTGGTCATGGAAAACTCAAAAACGTCGCAGAAAATCACCGATGCCGATGCGATGCCTCAACTCGACCTGGTGATGAATTACCAATACAGCGGATACAGCCATTCCTCCGATTTTTCTCAGGCGACCCAATGGGGGTTTCATGATTTCTTCGCCGGATTGACATTCTCCATACCGTTCGGGAGTCCGGCTAACGAGGCAAAGGCGCTGTCGAAACAGTACGAACTGAAGGCGGCGGAATTCGACCTCGAAGCAAAAAAAATGCAGTTAAAAATAGATTTAATCGACAGTATATCGGAAATCGGTTTACAGACGACTATCATTAAGGATTCTCAGGGTCTGATAGACATCAATAAAGTGATTGTCGCAAACGTACAAAAAGAGTTCGATGTGGGAAAGGTAGGCTCCCGGGAACTGCTCCTTGCGCAGGAAGACCTTCGTATCGCCCAGATCAAATATTTCATTGAGGTATTTAACTACAAACTGATGCTGCTCGATTTGCAATTAAAAAAAGGGTCGCTCCTGAAAACGTATGGTATTGAGCTGAAAGAAATATAA
- a CDS encoding efflux RND transporter permease subunit, with protein sequence MKIIEFFIKQNKIMNLIVALIVGVGVYFFINGQKEAFPTFTVNQIYINTIYPGANAKTIENQVTYPIEEKLKNLSGIQKIESSSRENISSIILTVDPAFENKLNDIKSDVQNQIDEIVFPDGTEKPKVNVFDEGLIPVIRVLVAGGKDEWALRIVAKKFQKEIEGIGGIGGVSLQGYRDEEIIIECNPVKLKEKGISVDEVINAVRMKNVSVPSGEVYQNGKTFLIRVESSFTTPDEIENIVIRANDAYQGVYVKDVAKVIKGFKKASTFNHANGQKGIEVLIKKNKKGDTIKISDSVNEVVKKYQSLFPDMKFVIYSDTAVYVKNRLSILGNNAFLGLFFVVLILFIFFDFATSFWTVLGMPVAFCTAIIISNSMGISLNLMSMFGFIIVVGMIVDDSIVIAENIYQKKEQGLSNLEACVQGTREVILPIFVSILTTIAAFMPLLLITGTIGKFFSVIPTVVTITLIASLAEALLVLPGHLFHIKWKKKQGETGALSKKSQMFRWLQVKYSAFLGNVLKHKFISLAIFLVVSGALMYVSVINVPFQFNTGRVDEYEIVMDLPPSYSLTMTDQAVSNIEVFLLSKSPTIVQDVVSVIGQESAGTFLVTGDNKATIRVILNPARPENFNEIEFRDEIIAFAKTNYQLGNLEVRAIVAGPPPKKAVDVVLTGENFNEILSAAELVKSYVATLSNTADVRLDYQEGKSEVWLVIDELKAKSVQLSPSQIAAAIRNVFDGGIATSIKEKGDEIKVRVKYDAISSATYKTLKELKIKNSMGYSIDYNFFGSLETKKGISETRHFNLDPTVSVLGNLKNPYDKFNSSATINQKIKMQYKNGIPEFPGVKVQYGGEDEDSGRTVRDILFAYLIAFVLIFIQLVALFKRYSQTLIVLLTIPFGLIGAYFGLFLNGMSLSSTAMIGIVALSGVVVNSAIIMIDYINSKRKDGLSSHDAIIEGSAKRLRSVVMTTFTTIVGLVPLAYGWGGKEEYLMPLGVTLVFGITFSTLLTLILVPVLYSILEVTLKETLPERVRKLAGKIFPKKA encoded by the coding sequence ATGAAGATTATCGAGTTCTTTATAAAACAGAACAAGATTATGAATCTGATCGTCGCGCTGATTGTCGGGGTCGGGGTGTATTTCTTTATCAACGGGCAGAAAGAGGCGTTCCCGACATTTACTGTGAACCAAATATATATCAATACGATTTATCCCGGCGCTAACGCAAAAACTATTGAGAATCAGGTCACTTACCCGATTGAAGAAAAGCTAAAGAATCTGTCAGGTATTCAAAAAATAGAATCATCTTCACGCGAGAATATTTCAAGTATTATTCTGACGGTCGACCCCGCGTTTGAAAACAAATTGAACGATATTAAGAGTGATGTACAGAACCAGATTGACGAAATTGTTTTTCCTGACGGTACCGAGAAACCCAAAGTCAATGTATTCGACGAAGGTCTGATACCTGTCATCAGGGTTCTGGTCGCGGGCGGTAAGGATGAATGGGCTCTTCGGATTGTCGCTAAGAAATTCCAGAAGGAAATCGAAGGTATCGGGGGCATCGGGGGTGTTTCCCTCCAAGGATACCGTGACGAGGAAATTATCATCGAATGCAATCCTGTTAAACTGAAAGAAAAGGGAATTTCCGTCGACGAGGTCATCAACGCTGTAAGGATGAAAAACGTCAGCGTACCGTCGGGAGAAGTCTACCAGAATGGAAAAACCTTTCTTATCAGGGTGGAAAGTTCGTTCACTACTCCCGATGAGATTGAAAATATAGTTATCCGTGCGAACGATGCCTATCAGGGCGTATATGTCAAAGATGTCGCTAAAGTCATCAAAGGCTTTAAAAAAGCGAGCACCTTTAACCACGCCAACGGACAAAAGGGGATCGAAGTACTGATTAAAAAGAATAAAAAAGGCGATACGATAAAAATATCCGATTCGGTAAATGAGGTTGTGAAAAAATACCAATCCCTTTTCCCGGATATGAAATTTGTCATATACAGCGATACGGCGGTATATGTGAAAAACAGGCTGTCAATTTTAGGCAATAACGCTTTTCTGGGACTGTTTTTTGTCGTGCTGATCCTGTTTATCTTTTTCGATTTTGCCACATCATTCTGGACGGTTCTGGGGATGCCGGTTGCATTCTGTACCGCGATCATCATTTCTAATTCTATGGGGATCAGTCTGAACCTCATGAGTATGTTCGGGTTTATCATAGTGGTGGGAATGATTGTGGATGATTCTATTGTGATCGCGGAAAACATCTATCAGAAAAAGGAACAAGGGTTATCCAACCTTGAGGCATGCGTACAGGGCACCCGCGAGGTCATCCTGCCTATTTTTGTTTCTATCCTGACTACAATCGCCGCATTTATGCCGCTCCTTTTAATCACGGGTACGATCGGAAAATTTTTCAGCGTAATACCGACAGTAGTAACAATAACCCTCATCGCGTCTCTGGCCGAAGCCTTGCTGGTACTACCGGGGCATTTGTTTCATATCAAATGGAAAAAGAAACAAGGCGAAACGGGTGCGTTGTCAAAGAAGTCCCAGATGTTTCGTTGGCTTCAGGTTAAATATTCCGCGTTTCTCGGAAATGTGCTGAAACATAAATTTATTTCGCTGGCTATTTTTCTGGTAGTTTCAGGAGCCCTGATGTATGTTTCGGTGATAAATGTCCCGTTCCAGTTCAATACCGGGCGTGTCGACGAATATGAAATCGTGATGGATCTGCCGCCGTCTTATTCACTGACGATGACCGATCAAGCTGTTTCAAATATCGAGGTATTCCTCCTTTCAAAATCCCCTACGATTGTACAGGATGTTGTCTCGGTAATCGGTCAGGAAAGCGCGGGGACATTCCTTGTGACCGGGGATAATAAAGCTACCATTCGAGTCATCCTGAATCCGGCGAGACCGGAGAATTTTAACGAGATAGAATTCCGGGATGAAATTATCGCGTTCGCGAAAACAAACTATCAGTTGGGAAACCTTGAGGTGAGGGCGATTGTGGCGGGGCCTCCCCCGAAGAAAGCGGTCGATGTGGTGTTGACCGGGGAGAATTTTAATGAAATACTTTCCGCGGCGGAATTAGTTAAAAGCTATGTCGCCACTCTCTCCAATACCGCGGATGTCCGGCTCGATTACCAGGAAGGTAAATCCGAGGTGTGGCTTGTGATTGACGAGCTAAAGGCGAAGTCGGTACAGTTGTCGCCCTCGCAGATCGCCGCGGCTATTCGTAACGTGTTCGACGGCGGGATTGCTACATCGATCAAAGAAAAGGGCGACGAAATAAAAGTTCGCGTCAAATACGATGCGATAAGCAGCGCTACCTATAAGACATTGAAAGAATTAAAGATAAAAAACTCGATGGGATATTCCATCGACTATAACTTTTTTGGCAGTCTTGAAACTAAAAAGGGTATTTCTGAAACCCGGCATTTTAATCTTGACCCGACTGTTTCAGTACTGGGAAATCTGAAAAATCCGTACGATAAATTCAATTCCTCAGCAACGATCAACCAGAAGATCAAGATGCAGTATAAGAACGGGATACCTGAATTTCCCGGGGTAAAGGTTCAGTATGGCGGGGAGGACGAAGACTCCGGCAGGACTGTCAGGGATATTTTATTCGCATACCTGATCGCATTCGTCCTGATCTTTATCCAACTGGTGGCGCTCTTTAAGCGTTATTCTCAGACCCTGATTGTCCTTCTTACCATACCCTTCGGCCTGATCGGGGCGTATTTCGGATTGTTCCTGAACGGGATGTCGCTGAGTTCGACCGCTATGATCGGGATTGTAGCCCTCAGCGGGGTAGTAGTGAATAGCGCGATCATTATGATCGACTATATCAACTCAAAACGGAAGGACGGACTATCCTCTCACGACGCGATCATCGAAGGGTCGGCAAAGCGGCTGCGCTCGGTTGTGATGACGACATTTACAACGATCGTGGGATTGGTACCGCTGGCGTACGGATGGGGCGGAAAGGAAGAATACCTGATGCCGCTCGGGGTTACGCTTGTCTTCGGTATCACATTCTCGACCCTGCTGACACTGATACTGGTGCCGGTATTGTATTCGATTTTAGAAGTGACCCTGAAGGAGACGTTACCCGAACGGGTCAGGAAGCTCGCGGGTAAGATATTTCCGAAGAAGGCTTAA
- a CDS encoding NAD(P)/FAD-dependent oxidoreductase, whose product MGFSSYSDILIVGGGIAGLTAAAFLSKAGLKIELCEKEKTTGGLVNSFNHNGFVFDGGIRSIENSGIVFPMLKQLGIEIEFLPSEVSIGIGKDVIKVLSKDSLEDYHQLLNKTFPGNIKDVSAIIQEIRKIMGYMDILYGIENPLFMDLKNNPKYVFKTILPWVLKYMLVMPKISKLNNPVDEYLTKFSDNQELIDIIAQHFFQKTPTFFALSYFSLYLDYRYPKGGTGTLTSELEKFITRNGGIIRKEVEIVEINPQINEAADIHGNIYGYKKLLWAADQKNLYNIVDLESFTNQKAARKIQARQELLKDKIGCDSVFTLYLTVNLDKSYFSDIASAHLFYTPYKIGLSKIPLKQIMNSDLNGQASFINNKPQIKEWLQKYLELTTYEISIPVLRDNSLAPAGKTGLIVSTLFDYSLMEHIQKNGWYDELKKFMADCMVDVLNSTIFPELKKSVIDNFTSSPLTLKRISGNSDGAITGWSFTNETIPAVNKMIKVSKSVFTPIPDTYQAGQWTYSPSGLPISILTGKLAADKILKDLK is encoded by the coding sequence ATGGGTTTCTCTTCTTATTCAGATATACTAATAGTCGGCGGGGGAATAGCCGGACTGACTGCCGCCGCATTTCTTTCAAAAGCGGGATTAAAAATTGAACTTTGCGAGAAGGAAAAAACCACCGGCGGATTGGTTAATTCATTTAATCATAATGGGTTTGTTTTCGACGGCGGAATACGCTCGATAGAAAATTCCGGGATAGTATTTCCCATGCTGAAACAGTTAGGAATTGAAATAGAATTCCTACCCAGTGAAGTATCTATCGGTATCGGAAAAGACGTTATAAAGGTGTTATCCAAGGATAGCCTAGAAGATTATCATCAACTCCTTAATAAAACATTTCCGGGGAACATAAAAGATGTTTCAGCGATCATTCAAGAAATCAGGAAGATTATGGGATATATGGATATTCTGTATGGCATTGAGAATCCTCTTTTTATGGATTTAAAGAATAATCCGAAGTATGTTTTCAAGACCATTTTGCCGTGGGTTTTAAAATATATGCTAGTAATGCCAAAGATATCGAAATTGAATAATCCGGTTGACGAATACCTGACAAAGTTCTCGGATAATCAGGAACTAATCGATATCATCGCGCAGCATTTTTTCCAAAAAACGCCGACATTTTTCGCACTCAGCTATTTCAGTCTTTATCTGGATTATCGTTATCCTAAAGGGGGCACAGGAACTCTTACCTCGGAACTGGAAAAGTTCATTACCCGCAATGGCGGTATTATCAGAAAAGAAGTTGAAATTGTCGAAATCAATCCGCAAATTAATGAGGCGGCCGACATTCATGGAAATATTTACGGTTATAAAAAACTTCTTTGGGCGGCAGATCAAAAGAACCTGTATAACATCGTCGATTTGGAATCGTTTACCAATCAGAAGGCTGCGCGAAAAATTCAGGCAAGACAAGAATTGCTGAAGGATAAGATCGGGTGCGATTCAGTATTTACATTATATCTGACGGTTAATCTGGATAAATCTTATTTTTCCGATATTGCAAGCGCCCATTTATTCTATACACCTTACAAAATCGGATTATCAAAAATTCCGTTAAAGCAGATAATGAATTCCGATCTGAATGGACAAGCATCATTTATCAACAATAAACCGCAGATCAAGGAATGGCTGCAAAAATACCTTGAATTGACTACCTATGAAATTTCAATCCCCGTACTTCGGGATAATTCACTTGCCCCCGCCGGTAAAACAGGATTGATTGTTAGTACTCTGTTTGATTATTCTCTGATGGAACATATACAAAAAAACGGATGGTATGATGAGCTAAAGAAATTTATGGCAGATTGTATGGTAGATGTTTTGAACTCTACAATTTTCCCCGAATTAAAAAAATCGGTTATCGATAATTTTACATCATCCCCGTTAACATTAAAAAGGATTTCCGGTAATTCGGATGGCGCGATTACCGGATGGTCGTTTACCAATGAAACAATTCCCGCGGTGAATAAAATGATTAAGGTATCCAAGTCGGTTTTTACACCTATACCGGATACTTATCAGGCGGGGCAATGGACGTATAGTCCATCGGGGCTACCGATTTCTATTCTGACAGGGAAACTCGCGGCGGATAAAATCCTTAAAGACCTGAAGTAA